In one Desulfoferula mesophila genomic region, the following are encoded:
- a CDS encoding VWA domain-containing protein, which yields MAFQSSAPADHAGYPFAAIVGQDRLKRALLLLGVDLGLGGVLLRGEKGTAKSTAARALAALLPPIAVVDACPQGCDPAGPLCPACAARPAPLPKRLVPTPFVELPLGAGEDCLAGSIDLAAAVRRGELRARLGLLARAHRGVLYIDEVNLLPPHLAHLVLDAAASGVAHLEREGLSLSHPARFALVASYNPEEGPLSPQLADRFGLCVQVSGEPDPTLRVEVLRRRLAFENDPAAFAARWAPAEDELRRRLVRARALLPEVLVSPPARRQAALLAARAHSQGQRGELACIRAARALAAWRGLAEVAPELVDEVAPLALLHRARRANAPTPPPLPRVLREELPPEEAQAARAEPVEREMAQSGDQPGQERSLRILSPGEVRPVATRLPARESTSRVQAGRRDSREVTGSRGRYIRASAQRLGRGLALDATFRAAAPHQISRRTPGGPALVVREPDIREKVRAARRGRLLVFCVDASGSMNAAARMKTTKAAVLGVLTEAYQKRDRVGLVAFGGTGARELLPPTSSVEVARRMLAELPTGGKTPLAAGLVSLAAVLERELAADPKLTPLAIIMTDGRPNVPLAAGQGLGYDPGKAGNKGGGWGDGWGDGGYADREVLNLARRLHTSFRARFVVVDTDTGHHHEINLCRAMAEYLGAHCVSLRRLTAEGVLDLVRRHWE from the coding sequence ATGGCTTTCCAAAGCAGCGCTCCGGCCGACCACGCAGGCTATCCCTTCGCGGCCATAGTGGGGCAAGACCGTCTGAAAAGGGCCCTCTTGCTCTTGGGGGTGGATCTGGGCCTGGGCGGGGTGCTGCTGCGGGGGGAAAAGGGTACGGCCAAGTCCACCGCCGCCCGGGCCCTGGCCGCGCTGCTGCCTCCCATCGCGGTGGTGGACGCCTGTCCCCAGGGCTGCGATCCGGCCGGGCCCCTTTGCCCGGCCTGCGCCGCCCGCCCCGCTCCCCTGCCCAAGCGCCTAGTGCCAACGCCCTTTGTGGAGCTTCCCCTGGGAGCCGGCGAGGACTGCCTGGCGGGCAGCATCGACCTGGCCGCCGCGGTGCGCCGGGGGGAGTTGCGCGCCCGCCTGGGGCTGTTGGCCCGGGCCCACCGGGGGGTGCTCTACATCGACGAGGTCAACCTCCTGCCCCCTCATCTGGCCCACCTGGTGCTGGACGCGGCGGCTTCCGGGGTGGCCCATCTGGAGCGCGAAGGCCTCAGCCTGAGCCACCCGGCCCGCTTCGCCCTGGTGGCTTCCTACAACCCCGAAGAAGGACCCCTGAGCCCCCAACTGGCCGACCGCTTCGGCCTGTGCGTGCAGGTGAGCGGAGAGCCGGACCCGACCCTCAGGGTTGAGGTGCTGCGCCGCCGCCTGGCCTTTGAAAACGACCCCGCGGCCTTTGCCGCCCGCTGGGCCCCGGCCGAGGACGAGCTGCGCCGCCGCCTGGTGCGGGCCCGCGCCCTGCTGCCCGAGGTGCTGGTGAGCCCGCCGGCCCGCCGCCAAGCCGCCCTGCTGGCCGCCCGAGCCCACAGCCAGGGGCAGCGGGGCGAGCTGGCCTGCATCCGCGCGGCGCGGGCCCTGGCCGCCTGGCGCGGCCTGGCGGAGGTGGCCCCCGAGCTGGTGGACGAGGTGGCCCCCCTGGCCCTCTTGCACCGGGCCAGGCGTGCCAACGCCCCGACGCCCCCTCCCCTGCCCCGGGTGCTACGCGAAGAGTTGCCGCCCGAGGAGGCCCAAGCCGCCCGCGCCGAGCCGGTGGAGCGGGAGATGGCCCAGAGCGGCGACCAGCCCGGCCAGGAGCGAAGCCTGCGCATCCTGAGCCCCGGCGAGGTGCGCCCGGTGGCCACCCGCCTGCCCGCCCGGGAATCCACCAGTCGGGTGCAGGCGGGCCGCCGCGACAGCCGCGAGGTGACCGGATCCCGGGGACGCTACATCCGGGCCTCGGCCCAGCGCCTGGGGCGGGGTTTGGCCCTGGACGCCACCTTCCGGGCCGCCGCGCCCCATCAAATAAGCCGCCGCACTCCCGGCGGCCCGGCCCTGGTGGTCAGGGAGCCGGACATCCGGGAAAAGGTGCGCGCCGCCCGGCGGGGCCGCCTACTGGTGTTTTGCGTGGACGCCTCGGGCTCCATGAACGCGGCCGCGCGCATGAAGACCACCAAGGCCGCGGTGCTGGGGGTGCTCACCGAGGCCTACCAGAAGCGCGACCGGGTGGGCCTGGTGGCCTTTGGCGGCACAGGAGCGCGGGAGCTGTTGCCCCCCACCTCCAGCGTGGAGGTGGCCCGGCGCATGCTGGCCGAGTTGCCCACCGGCGGCAAGACCCCCCTGGCCGCCGGTCTGGTCAGCCTGGCCGCCGTGCTGGAACGGGAACTGGCCGCCGATCCCAAGCTCACCCCCCTGGCCATCATCATGACCGACGGGCGGCCCAACGTGCCCTTGGCCGCCGGCCAGGGCCTGGGCTATGATCCGGGCAAGGCGGGCAACAAGGGCGGCGGCTGGGGCGACGGCTGGGGCGACGGCGGCTACGCCGACCGGGAGGTCTTGAACCTGGCCCGCCGCCTGCACACCAGCTTCCGGGCCCGCTTCGTGGTGGTGGACACCGACACCGGCCATCACCACGAGATAAACCTGTGCCGGGCCATGGCCGAATACCTGGGGGCCCATTGCGTATCCCTGCGCCGCCTCACCGCCGAGGGGGTGCTGGATCTGGTGCGGCGGCACTGGGAATGA
- a CDS encoding DUF2284 domain-containing protein, whose protein sequence is MEKYRQLGLEMGLSHVVPLGPEQVFFDPRARLKCRWGCEDFHQPTIKCGARGLSQAECVEMINRYSDILLLHGHDAHVLSKAVLALEAAAFHDGHYFAFGVRYCKLCPSCAVDRGKECIQPDKVRPCDQAMGIDVYRTARAAGLPIRVLQSRDEQQNRYGFVLIN, encoded by the coding sequence GTGGAAAAATACCGCCAATTGGGCCTGGAGATGGGCCTCAGCCACGTGGTGCCCCTGGGGCCGGAGCAGGTGTTCTTCGATCCCCGAGCGCGGCTCAAATGCCGCTGGGGCTGCGAGGACTTCCACCAGCCCACCATCAAGTGCGGAGCGCGCGGCCTGAGCCAGGCCGAGTGCGTGGAGATGATAAACCGCTATTCGGATATCCTGCTCTTGCATGGCCACGACGCCCATGTTTTGAGCAAGGCGGTGTTGGCCTTGGAAGCGGCGGCTTTCCATGACGGCCACTACTTCGCCTTTGGGGTTAGGTATTGTAAACTCTGTCCCTCCTGCGCGGTGGACCGGGGCAAGGAGTGCATCCAGCCCGACAAGGTGCGCCCCTGCGACCAGGCCATGGGCATAGACGTGTACCGCACCGCCCGGGCGGCGGGCCTGCCCATCCGGGTGTTGCAGAGCCGAGACGAACAACAGAAC